A stretch of Dysidea avara chromosome 5, odDysAvar1.4, whole genome shotgun sequence DNA encodes these proteins:
- the LOC136255536 gene encoding glutaryl-CoA dehydrogenase, mitochondrial-like — protein sequence MALRHITRRLTGRAKHLFSTSTTVQAEFNYRDALNLECRLTEDEIMMRDQVTSYCEDQLMPRVVMANRNEHFDKEIMTEMGSLGVLGATIQGYGCAGVSSVAYGLIAREVERVDSGYRSAMSVQSSLVMFPISEFGSEEQKQKYLPKLATGELVGCFGLTEPDHGSDPGGMETRAAFNAQSHSYTLNGTKSWITNSPIADVFIIWAKCDDGHIRGFILERGMAGLSSPVIEGKFSLRASVTGQIVMEDVEVPKDNLLPGVQGLKGPFSCLNNARYGIAWGTMGAAQFCMDTARQYALDRKQFDSPLASFQLVQKKLADMCTEISIGLQACLQVGRLKDDGKAQPEMISLIKRNNCGKALDIARSCRDILGGNGIVDEYHVIRHVMNLETVNTYEGTHDIHALILGRAITGIQAFSHK from the exons ATGGCGCTTCGTCATATAACGAGACGATTAACTGGCAGAG CTAAACACCTCTTCTCTACTTCAACAACAG TTCAGGCGGAGTTTAACTACAGAGATGCACTTAACTTGGAGTGCAGGTTGACAGAGGATGAGATAATGATGAGGGACCAGGTCACTTCTTATTGTGAGGACCAACTGATGCCCAGGGTAGTGATGGCTAACCGGAATGAGC ATTTTGACAAGGAAATTATGACAGAAATGGGTAGTCTAGGGGTCCTCGGTGCCACTATCCAGGGTTATGGCTGTGCCGGTGTATCATCTGTGGCCTACGGGTTAATAGCTCGTGAAGTAGAGAGGGTGGACAGTGGCTATCGATCAGCGATGAGTGTCCAGTCCAGTTTAGTGATGTTCCCTATTAGTGAGTTTGGCAGTGAAGAACAGAAACAGAAATATCTTCCTAAACTGG CAACTGGTGAGTTGGTTGGCTGCTTTGGACTGACTGAGCCAGATCATGGCAGTGACCCTGGTGGAATGGAAACCAGAGCAGCTTTCAATGCCCAATCTCATTCCTATACACTGAATGGAACCAAATCCTG GATTACCAATTCCCCAATAGCTGATGTGTTTATCATCTGGGCCAAGTGTGATGATGGACACATTAGAGGGTTTATACTAGAAAGA GGCATGGCTGGCCTGTCTTCTCCAGTGATCGAAGGAAAGTTTTCACTACGAGCATCTGTTACTGGTCAAATTGTAATGGAGGATGTTGAAGTGCCCAAAGACAACCTCTTGCCTGGAGTGCAAGGATTAAAG GGTCCCTTCAGTTGTCTAAATAATGCTCGCTATGGTATAGCCTGGGGCACAATGGGTGCAGCCCAGTTTTGTATGGACACAGCACGGCAGTATGCTCTGGACAGAAAACAGTTTGATAGTCCATTGGCTTCATTCCAGCTGGTACAGAAGAAACTAGCTGACATGTGTACTGAG ATCTCAATAGGACTACAAGCATGTCTGCAAGTGGGCAGGTTGAAAGATGATGGAAA GGCGCAGCCAGAGATGATCTCCCTGATCAAGAGGAACAATTGCGGTAAAGCATTAGACATTGCTCGATCCTGCAGGGATATCTTAGGAG GGAATGGTATTGTTGATGAGTATCATGTGATCCGTCATGTGATGAACTTGGAGACGGTGAACACTTATGAAG GTACCCATGACATCCATGCACTAATCTTGGGGCGAGCAATAACTGGAATACAAGCCTTTTCTCATAAATAA